In one window of Mustelus asterias unplaced genomic scaffold, sMusAst1.hap1.1 HAP1_SCAFFOLD_130, whole genome shotgun sequence DNA:
- the LOC144484865 gene encoding uncharacterized protein LOC144484865, with protein sequence MDSDQRPQSSRGPSSRRMQQCGRGPRSPGQQERGHRQRPRRRPGRKPSTNRGLHDTDHVTQSCVKDSLRCAASLSYLAKVKADLLFLQECGIPHLSNYRRWSSVWSHGPSIWLINVYAPAVKTERLALFEQLPLLLTTSRPIILGGDFNCIIDKAGRSNRAESKLDATSRALLETVKDAKLLDVFSKPADGGQQRGKDTCTMEKPWKCVDCGKRYRAPSLLEAHRRSHTGERPFTCSQCEKGFIQLSTLRTHERVHTGEKPFTCSQCGEGFTCSSNLRTHQRVHTGERPFTCSQCGKGFTCLSTLRTHQRVHTGERPFTCSQCGKGFTCSSNLRTHQRVHTGERPFTCSQCGKGFTCLSTLRTHQQVHTGERPFTCSQCGKGFTCLSTLRTHQRVHTGERPFTCSQCGKGFTCSSNLRTHQRVHTGERPFTCSQCGKGFTCLSTLRTHQQVHTGERPFTCSQCGKGFTRLSNLQTHQRVHTGEKPFTCSQCGKGFTWLSNLQAHQRVHTGERPFTCSQCGKGFTQLSHLQRHQQVHTGERPFTCSQCGKGFTRLFHLQAHQRVHTGERPFTCSQCGEGFTQSSSLRAHQRVHTGERPFTCSQCGKGFRVSSRLLRHQRVHE encoded by the exons ATGGACTCGGACCAACGGCCACAAAGCAGCCGGGGACCATCCAGCCGACGGATGCAGCAGTGCGGCCGAGGCCCCCGAAGCCCCGGACAGCAGGAACGAGGACACCGACAACGCCCAAGGCGGAGACCGGGCCGCAAGCCCAGCACCAACCGAGGGCTACACGACACCGACCATGTCACCCAGTCGTG TGTTAAAGACAGCCTGAGATGTGCGGCCAGCTTGTCCTACCTGGCCAAGGTCAAGGccgacctgctgttcctgcaggagtgtggaataccACACCTCAGCAACTACAGGCGCTGGTCGAGTGTGTGGTCCCACGGACCGTCCATCTG gctgaTCAATGTGTATGCCCCTGCCGTCAAGACCGAGCGGCTGGCACTCTTCGAACAGCTGCCACTGCTACTCACCACCTCCAGGCCAATCATACTGGGTGGGGACTTTAACTGCATCATTGACAAGGCCGGCCGGTCCAACAGGGCCGAGAGTAAACTGGACGCTACATCCagagccctgctggaaacagtcaaagatgccaagctgctcgACGTCTTCAGCAAACCAGCAGACGGAGGGCAGC agagaggtaaggacacctgcaccatggagaaaccatggaaatgtgtggactgtgggaagagatacagagccccatctctgctggaagctcatcggcgcagccacactggggagagaccattcacctgctctcagtgtgagaagggattcattcagttatctaccctgcggacacacgagcgagttcacactggggagaagccattcacctgctctcagtgtggggagggattcacttgttcatccaacctgcggacacaccagcgagttcacactggagagaggccattcacctgctctcagtgtgggaagggattcacttgtttatccaccctgcggacacaccagcgagttcacactggggagaggccattcacctgctctcagtgtgggaagggattcacttgttcatccaacctgcggacacaccagcgagttcacactggggagaggccgttcacctgctctcaatgtgggaagggattcacttgtttatccaccctgcggacacaccagcaagttcacactggggagagaccattcacctgctctcagtgtgggaagggattcacttgtttatccaccctgcggacacaccagcgagttcacactggggagaggccattcacctgctctcagtgtgggaagggattcacttgttcatccaacctgcggacacaccagcgagttcacactggggagaggccgttcacctgctctcaatgtgggaagggattcacttgtttatccaccctgcggacacaccagcaagttcacactggggagagaccattcacctgctctcagtgtgggaagggattcactcggttatccaacctgcagacacaccagcgagttcacactggggagaaaccattcacctgctctcagtgtgggaagggattcacttggttatccaacttgcaggcacaccagcgagttcacactggggagagaccgttcacctgctctcagtgtgggaagggattcactcagttatcccacctgcagagacaccagcaagttcacactggggagagaccgttcacctgctctcagtgtgggaagggattcactcggttattccacctgcaggcacaccagcgagttcacactggggagagaccattcacctgctctcagtgtggggagggattcactcagtcatccagcctgcgggcacaccagcgagttcacactggggagaggccgtttacctgctctcagtgtgggaagggattcagagtttcatcccggctgctgagacaccagcgagttcacgagtga
- the LOC144484866 gene encoding LOW QUALITY PROTEIN: uncharacterized protein LOC144484866 (The sequence of the model RefSeq protein was modified relative to this genomic sequence to represent the inferred CDS: deleted 1 base in 1 codon), whose protein sequence is MDLLQHKHNTEQRLFTCSMCGKGFTQSLHTGERSFTCSKCGKGFSRSSSLLQHQRVHTGERPFNCSNCGKGFAQSGNLLRHQRVHTGKRPFTCSECGKGFARSSDLMAQQRVHTDERPFKCPDCAKCYKSSRDLILHQRAHSDERPFRCSHCGTGFKQSSQLTEHQCSHTGERTFTCSVCGNGFSRSSNLRIHQRIHTGERPFTCSECGKGFTQLSTLLNHQSVHNEKRPFQCPDCRKCDKSSRQLLHHQRVHTEERPFICPDCEKCFKSSRELMRHRRVHTDEKPFRCSHCDAGFKTSSDLTVHQRVHTGEKPFTCSQCGKGFTQSSPLLTHQRVHSHTGESPFTCPLCEKGFTRSSHLLTHQRVHTGERPLTCWVCGKRFTESSALLRHKRVHTGERPFPCCVCGKGFAESSILLRHQQVHTGERPFSCSVCGKGFTQSSNLVRHQRVHKQLHCSDSAAITAVNQIRG, encoded by the exons ACACAccggggagaggtcattcacttgctccaagtgtgggaagggattctctcgctcatccagcctgctgcaacaccagcgagttcacactggagagagacctttcaattgttccaactgtgggaagggattcgctcagtcaggcaacctgctgagacaccagcgagttcacactgggaagagaccattcacttgctcagagtgtgggaaaggattcgctcGGTCCTCTGACTTGATGGCGcaacagcgagttcacactgacgagagaccatttaaatgtccagactgtgcaaagtgctataaaagttcccgGGACCTGATACTCCATCAACGTGCTCACAGTGacgagaggccattcagatgctctcattgtgggactgggttcaaacaatcatctcaactcactgagCACCAGtgtagtcacaccggggagaggacattcacctgctctgtgtgtgggaatgggTTCAGTCGGTCATctaacctgcggatacaccagagaattcacactggggagagacctttcacctgttctgagtgtgggaagggattcactcagttatccactctGCTGAATCACCAGAGTGTTCACAATGAGAAGAGACCATTTCAATGTCCAGACTGCAGGAAGTGCGACAAAAGTTCCCGGCAACTGCTCCAccatcaacgagttcacactgaggagagaccttttatATGCCCAGAC TGTGAGAAGTGTTTTAAAAGTTCCAGGGAACTGATGCGCCATCGACGTGTCCACACCGacgagaaaccattcaggtgctctcactgtgacgctgggttcaagacatcatctgatctcactgtacatcagcgagttcacactggggagaaaccattcacctgctcccagtgtgggaagggattcactcagtcatcccccctgctgacacaccagcgagttcatag tcacactggggagagtccATTCACCTGCCCCCTGTGcgaaaagggattcactcgat catcccacctgctgacacaccagcgagttcacaccggggagagaccgttgaCCTGCTGggtgtgtggaaagagattcactgagtcatcggccctgctgagacacaagcgagttcacaccggggagagaccattcccctgctgtgtgtgtgggaagggatttgctgaatCATCAATCCTGCtgcgacaccagcaagttcacaccggggagaggccattcagctgctcagtgtgtgggaagggattcactcaatcatccaaccttgtgagacaccagcgggttcacaagcAACTGCACTGTTCTGATTCTGCAGCTATTACTGCTGTTAATCAGATTCGGGGGTGA